The DNA window CCTTCCACCGCGGACCTTCCGCAAGCCGCGCCCGTTGCCACTCCGCTATTGCTCAACGGCCCACGCGAGGATATGTCCGGACGTTCTGTGGTCCTGATCCCCACCTACAACGAGGCAGCCAATATCGGCAGCGCCCTCGAGCGTGTGCTGACGTTGCCCGATCCCCTCGCCGTCATCGTCATCGACGACGGCTCGCCGGACGGCACGGCGGATATCGTACGCGCCTACCAGGCCCGCTTTCCGGACGCCGTCGAACTCATCGAGCGCTCCGGCAAACTGGGCCTCGGCACGGCGTACATCGCCGGCTTTCGCCATGCTATCGCCCGCGGATTCGACTGCATCTGCGAGATGGACGCCGATCTCTCCCACAACCCGGACGATCTGCCGGCCCTCGTCCGCCCCGTTTGTGACGGCACGGCGGACCTCGCCATCGGCTCACGGTACATCGATGGCGTGCGGGTCATGAACTGGCCACTCAGCCGGCTCATCCTATCCTACGGCGCCGGCATCTATACCCGCGCGATCACCCGCCTGCCCGTGCAGGATGTCACCGCCGGCTTCAAGTGTTACCACCGGCGCGTCCTCGAGGCGATCGACCTGGACGCCGTCCTCTCGAATGGCTACTCGTTCCAGGTCGAGATGAAATACCGCGCCTGGCGAAAAGGCTTCCGTCTCGTTGAGATCCCCATCGTATTCACCGAACGCACCGAGGGGCAATCCAAGATGAGCAAAAAAATCGTGTGGGAGGCCATGCGCAAAGTGTGGGAACTGCGGTTTCGGGATGCCTTCCGTCGTCTTTGAACGCAATTCTTGAACGGCCGGCTTTATCCGCCACTCTTTGCATTAATTTCTTTCGCTCTGCTGCCCCGAGTCGCTTCACTGCATTTCGCCGGCGGCAGCCTGTATCCCATTGTTGCAGTTTCTGTTTGTGCCACCGAGAAGTCCGGAGCGACATGTCAACGTATACCCACCTAAAGGCCCCCTCACAGGGCGAAGCGATCACCAAAACCGGCGAAAGCCTCAACGTCCCCGATCGTCCGATCATCCCCTTCATCGAAGGGGATGGCACCGGCCCCGACATCTGGCGGGCCTCCCAGGTCGTGCTTGATGCGTCCGTCCAGAAAGCCTACGGCGGCCATCGGAAAATCGAATGGTTCGAAGTGTACGCCGGCGAGAAAGCGTTCGCCACGTTCAACGACTGGCTACCGCAGGACACGCTCGACGCCATCGAGAACTACCTTGTCGCCATCAAAGGCCCGCTCACGACGCCCGTCG is part of the Rhodothermales bacterium genome and encodes:
- a CDS encoding polyprenol monophosphomannose synthase, which encodes MSGRSVVLIPTYNEAANIGSALERVLTLPDPLAVIVIDDGSPDGTADIVRAYQARFPDAVELIERSGKLGLGTAYIAGFRHAIARGFDCICEMDADLSHNPDDLPALVRPVCDGTADLAIGSRYIDGVRVMNWPLSRLILSYGAGIYTRAITRLPVQDVTAGFKCYHRRVLEAIDLDAVLSNGYSFQVEMKYRAWRKGFRLVEIPIVFTERTEGQSKMSKKIVWEAMRKVWELRFRDAFRRL